A segment of the Verrucomicrobiia bacterium genome:
CGTCGAAACTGACTGGCTGGCAGGTGGATATTGAGCCGGAAGTGGTAGTCACGATGGGCTTTGAGCAGAAGGTGGCCGCGGCGGTGAAGACGTTGGCGGCGATTCCGGGCATCACGCAGCAACAGGCGGATGTGCTGGTGCATCACGGCTTGACACGTCTGGAAGATTTAGCGCAGGCAGATGTGAGCGATTTGGCGGAGATTCCCGAGATTGGGGAACAGGCGGCGGCGATACTGGAAGCGGTGCGCGCGGAAGCGGCACGGCGGGCGGTGAAGCTGAGCGAGGGAGAAGTGCCGCCGGCGGCGCCGGTGGTTTGATTTTCGAAGGTTGTCATGAATTCGAGAAATTTTTGGCAACTTAATATGCTGCGGCTGGTCGGAGGACCGACACAGCCGCGCTCCGGGGGCAGATGCGCCCGGTGGATTTGAAGGCGTGGAAAATGAATAGTGCTTATACCAGTGGTTATGTTACGCTGTTAAGCCGATGAAGGCTTGGTTGCAAAATTGGCCCGTAGAAAGAGATCAAATAGATTATGCCCGTTCGTATTTACGACATTTCGAAAAAACTCGGCCTCGAGAACAAAGACGTTCTTGCCAAGGCCAAGGAGTTGGGCATTTCTGCCGCGAAAGTGCCGTCCAGTTCGCTGGACAAAATCACCGCTGAATATCTCGAAAATGAATTGGCCGGCAATGTCGCCGCCCGCCCCGCTCCGGTGCCTCCCGCCGAGCCTGATAAGATAATTCTCGTCACCGCCCCGCCCGAACCTCCACCCGCGCCACCTGAGCCGGTTGTTCCCGAAATTCCTGTGGTCGTTGCCGAAGTTCCGCCCGCGCCGGTTCATGAAGTGCCGACGGAAAATGGCGAAGTCCCCGCTGCTGCCGTGGTCGAGGCGCCCGCACCGATTATTTCTGCGGCTCCAGCACCCATTGCGCCCGCGCCGGTCACGCCGCCGCCGCCGACTCCTCCACCGGTTCCCGCTGGTCCGCAAGTCGGCGATAAAGTTGGATTTGTTCAGTTGCCCTCGAAGCCCGCGCCTCGCACGGGCGATAAGGTCGGCTCGGTAAAATTGCCACCACGCCCCGTTGCTCCTGGACCTGGCGGTGGACGCCCTGACTTTTCACGCGGTGGACGTCCCGGTGACAATCGTAATTTCCGCGGCGGTGTTCCGCCCACGCAAGGCCGTCCGGCGGCGCCCGGCACACGGCCTGGCGATTGGCGCGGCGGCCCAGCCAAACCCGCCACTCCTGCGGCTCCAAAATTTACCGGCCCGGAAACCGGCGAGATCATCAGCCTCAAACCGCCGATTGTCGTCCGCGAACTGGCGGAACAACTCAAGCGCAAGCCGTTTCAACTCATTGCCGATCTGATGGAGTTGGGCGTGTTCGCGAACGTGAACCAGGCGATTGAGGAAGAGATCGCCAAAAAGGTTTGCGCCAAACACGGCTTCCGTTTCGAAGTGGAAAAGCGCGAGCGCGGCAGTGGCATCGTCCACGCGCCCATCAAGAAAGTCGAACTCGACGTCGAAGACAAACCTGAGACGCTCAAGCCGCGCGCCCCGGTCGTCACGATCATGGGCCACGTTGACCACGGCAAAACCACCTTGCTCGACGTCATTCGCAAAACGAATGTCGTTTCGGGCGAAGCCGGCGGCATCACCCAGCACATCGGCGCTTACACCATCGCCTTCCCCCACCCCGAGCGGAAGAACGAACTGCAACAGATCACCTTCCTCGACACGCCCGGCCATGCTGCGTTCAGTTCCATGCGCGCGCGCGGCGCGAATGTCACGGACATCGTTGTACTCGTAGTCGCGGCGAATGACGGCGTCATGCCGCAAACTTTGGAAGCCTTGAGCCACGCGCAAGCGGCAAAGGCGGAAATCATCGTCGCCGTCAACAAGAGCGATCATCCGAACGCGAACCCGATGCGCGTGCGCCAGCAGTTGCAGGAAAAAGGCCTCGTCTGCGAAGAATGGGGTGGCAAGACTTTGTTCGTGGATGTTTCCGCGCTCACCAAGCAGGGCGTTCCGAAATTGCTCGAAACCATTTTGCTCCAGGCGGAAATCATGGAGTTGAAGGCCAACCCCGACCGCCGCGCCAAGGGCAACGTGATCGAATCCGGCCTCGAACCCGGCGGCCCGACCGCCACAGTGCTCGTGCGCAAAGGCACCTTGCGCACTGGCGATATCGTCATCTGCGGCCAGTATTACGGCAAGGTCCGCGCGCTCATCAATGAAGAGAACAAGCGCGAAAAAGAAGCCGGCCCTTCTGTCGCGGTGAAATTGCTCGGCCTTAATGGCGTGCCCGAAGCCGGTCTCGAATTTAGCGTCGTCGAAAACGAAAAAGAAGCGCGCGATCTCGCGGAAAAGCGCGCAATGGAAGCTCGTGCGCTCGGCCAGGAAGCCCGTGCCAAAGTTACGCTCGAAAACCTTTTTGCCACAATGACTTCCAATGCCGGTAAGGTGTTGAAAGTCGTTGTCAAGGCGGATACCCAGGGTTCTGTCGAGGCCATCGTCGAAGCGCTGAACAAAATCGAATCTGATAAAGTCGCGCTCGAAGTCATTCACAGTGCGGTCGGCACCATTACGGAGTCCGACGTCTCACTCGCCTCGGCGTCGAGCGCGGTCATCCTCGGTTTCCACACGCGCATTGACAACGGCGTTTCCGATTCCGCCAAGCGCGAAGGCGTGCAGATCAAACTGTATGCGATCATTTACGAATTGATTGACGAAGTGAAAGTCTCGCTCGCGGGATTGCTCGATCCGATTCTCAAGGACGTCGTGCTCGGCTCGGCCGAAGTGCGGAAGATTTTCGACTTGTCCAAGGGCGGCCCGGTGGCGGGTTGCATGGTCACGGCGGGACGCATCGTGCGCGGCAAGGTGCGCGTCATGCGCCGCAAGGGCTTGATTTACGAAGGCGTCACCCAGACGCTGCGCCGGTTCCAGGACGAGGTCAACGAAGTCCGCGCCGGTATGGAATGCGGCATTCGCATCGAGGGGTTTGGAGATTTCCAGGTGGGCGATGTGATTGAGTGCTATGCCGTCGAGCGCATCACCCAAAAACTCTAATCCAACCAGCAACCATGCCGTCGCTCCGACTTCAACGCGTACGCGAATTGCTCAAACGCGAGATCGGTGAAATCATCCGCCGCGAAATTCCCGTGGGCGAAGCTGGCCTCATCACGGTCAACGACGTGATTTGCAGCAGCGACCTGCACAGCGCCACGGTTTTTCTTGGCATCCTCGGCAACAACGACCAGCAGAAACGCGGGCTCGAGGCATTGAACACGCATCGCAAGCACATTCAGGGACTGGTCGGCAAAGCCGTCGTCCTCAAATACACCCCGACGCTGCGTTTCATCATTGACGATTCCGTCGAACAGGGAAACAAAGTGCTCAAGATCATTGAAGAATTGGACCACGCCAGCGATGAAACCACATCCGAAAATAATTGATCGCATTCTCGAAGGCATCAGTCAGCACAAAACCTTTTGTGTAGTCGGCCACGTGCGTCCCGACGGCGATTGCATCGGCTCGCAACTCGGCCTGACGCTTGCCTTGCGCGACCAGGGAAAAAAAGTCACCTGCTGGAACGAAGACCGCGTGCCGACCAAGCTCGCGTTTCTCGATCCCGAAAAAATTGTCCAGAAACCCAGCGGCCTAAAAGATTTCGACTGCGTCATCGCAACTGACTGCGCGAGTTTCGAGCGGCTCGGCGCGGCGGGTGTCAATCTCGGTAAGCGCAAGCTTTTCATCAATATTGATCATCACGCCAGCAACACGCGCTACGCGGACCTCAACTGGATTTCCGACAAGGAACCGTCGAGCGGCGAAATTATTTACCGCCTCCTGAAAGTCGCGAACTGGCCGATCACCCCGGCGATTGCCGATTGCCTTTTCACCGCTGTCTCCACGGATACGGGCTCCTTCCAATATCCCAGCACGCGCCCGAGCACTTACAATGTCGCCGGCGAACTCGTCAAACGCGGCGCAAATCTCGCCAAAATCTGCGACGAAGTTTACCAGTCTTATCCCCTCTCCCGCGCGCGCCTGTTGCAGCACGTTTACAATTCCTTCCGTCTGCAACACGACGATCAGATCGCTTATTTCTGGCTCAAGAAAGCCGATTTCCTCCGCACCGGCGCGGAGACGGACGACTCCGAAGGTTTGATTGATCACATCCGCGCCATCGAGCCGGTGATCATCGCCTGTGTCTTCGAGGAACTTGAACCCGACATGACGCGCATCAGCCTTCGCTCCAAAAGCGAAAAAGTGAACGTCAACGAAATCGCCGCGCTCTTTGGCGGCGGTGGACATCGCGCCGCCGCCGGTGCGCGCATTCCCGGTCCGCCTCTCGCCACGCAACGGCGCGTTCTCACAGCGGTGAAGAAGGCGCTCGACGCCGCGGCATAATTTTATTTATGCACGAATTTGACGCCCTCGACGGCGCATTGTTGATTGATAAGCCCGCCGGCCCGACCTCGCACGATGTCGTGGACGCCATCCGCCGCGAATTTCGCCTGAAAAAAGTCGGGCACTGTGGCACGCTGGACCCCAACGCCACCGGCCTGCTCATCATCGTTCTGGGCCGCGCCACCAAACTTTCCGAGAAGCTGATGTCGTCCGACAAAGTTTATGCTGGCACAATCAAGTTTGGCGAAACCACCGACAGCTATGATGCCGCCGGCGAATTGGTCGCGTCGCTCCCAGTACCGCTCACATCCGTCGAGGAATTGAACCAACTCGCGACCACTTTTGTCGGCGATCAAATGCAAATGCCGCCGATGGTTTCCGCCATCAAAAAAGAAGGTGTGCCGCTCTACAAACTGGCCCGCAAAGGCGTGGAGGTTGTGCGCGAGCCGCGTTTCATCCACATCTACAATTTTAAATTTTCGGAATATCACGAACCATTCGGGCATTTTCGCGTTGCGTGCACGAAGGGCACTTATGTCCGCAGCCTCGCGCATGACCTTGGCCAGAAACTTGGCTGCGGTGCGCATCTCTCCACCTTGCGCCGCGAAGTCTCCGGCAAATTTGACGTCGCCAACGCGATTGAATTTGAAGAAGTGCTCGGCCTGCCGCTGAGCGGATTGGAAAAACGCGTCATTCCGTTTTTGAAGTTGATCTGATTTCGGAACCGGGGATATGAAAATCATCCGCTCCGCCGCTGAACTGCAAACGATGGGGCGCAAGGTTTCGCTCGCCATCGGTTTTTTCGACGGCGTCCACCTCGGCCATCAGCAGATCATTCGCCAAACGATTTCCGACGCGCGCCAATATGATGGCCTCGCGCTGGTGGTGACCTTCGACCGTCATCCCGGCAGCGTCGTCGCGCCGCAACGCGTTCCCCCGCTCATTTATTCGCTTCCGCAAAAACTGCGCGTCATTGAATCGCTCGGCGCCGATGCGCTTCTGCTCATCCATTTCGACAAGCCGTTCAGCGAGCAAGCCGGCGATGTTTTCATCCACGGCCTTTCGCGCGACCTCGGCCAGGTCCAAAGCATCTGCGTGGGCAGCAATTTTATTTTCGGCCACAAACGCGGCGGCAATGTGGCGTTGCTCAAGACTCTCGGCGCGGAACTGCATTTCGCCGTGCATGGCTTGGCGGCGGTTTCGCTGGACAACCGCATCGTCAGCAGCACGCGCATCCGCGAAACGATTCGTGCGGGCAGTCTCGATGCCGCCAGCCAAATGCTCGGACGCGCTTACTCGATGGCCGGAATCATTGTTCGCGGTGATGAACTTGGCCGCAAACTTGGATTTCCGACCGCGAACCTCGACGTGACCGGACTCCTCGCTCCCCCCAATGGCGTTTACGCCGTTCACGCAAAAATAGGCGGACAAACGCATCGCGCCGTGGTCAACATCGGTCTCCGTCCCACGTTGAATCAACCGACGCCACTGTTGCGCGTGGAAGCGCACCTCCTCGATTTCAACGGCGATCTTTATGGTCAGGAAATGGAAATCACCTTCCGCGAAAAACTGCGCAATGAACAAAAATTTTCCTCCCTCGACGAATTGAAAGCGCAAATCGCCAGCGACCTCGAGAAAGCCCGCAGCCACTTTTAACTGTAGGCCAAGGTTAAGCCTGCGGAACCGTCGGCCCGGGATTGCGAATCACTTCATCCAGCACCCGGCCCAAATCCTCCATCACATACGGCTTGGGAATTACGCCGCTGAAACCAAATTCACGGAAGCTCGCCATCACCGGATCGTAAGAATAACCGCTCGATACAATCGCCTTCACCGTCGG
Coding sequences within it:
- the rbfA gene encoding 30S ribosome-binding factor RbfA; translation: MPSLRLQRVRELLKREIGEIIRREIPVGEAGLITVNDVICSSDLHSATVFLGILGNNDQQKRGLEALNTHRKHIQGLVGKAVVLKYTPTLRFIIDDSVEQGNKVLKIIEELDHASDETTSENN
- a CDS encoding bifunctional riboflavin kinase/FAD synthetase; this encodes MKIIRSAAELQTMGRKVSLAIGFFDGVHLGHQQIIRQTISDARQYDGLALVVTFDRHPGSVVAPQRVPPLIYSLPQKLRVIESLGADALLLIHFDKPFSEQAGDVFIHGLSRDLGQVQSICVGSNFIFGHKRGGNVALLKTLGAELHFAVHGLAAVSLDNRIVSSTRIRETIRAGSLDAASQMLGRAYSMAGIIVRGDELGRKLGFPTANLDVTGLLAPPNGVYAVHAKIGGQTHRAVVNIGLRPTLNQPTPLLRVEAHLLDFNGDLYGQEMEITFREKLRNEQKFSSLDELKAQIASDLEKARSHF
- the infB gene encoding translation initiation factor IF-2: MPVRIYDISKKLGLENKDVLAKAKELGISAAKVPSSSLDKITAEYLENELAGNVAARPAPVPPAEPDKIILVTAPPEPPPAPPEPVVPEIPVVVAEVPPAPVHEVPTENGEVPAAAVVEAPAPIISAAPAPIAPAPVTPPPPTPPPVPAGPQVGDKVGFVQLPSKPAPRTGDKVGSVKLPPRPVAPGPGGGRPDFSRGGRPGDNRNFRGGVPPTQGRPAAPGTRPGDWRGGPAKPATPAAPKFTGPETGEIISLKPPIVVRELAEQLKRKPFQLIADLMELGVFANVNQAIEEEIAKKVCAKHGFRFEVEKRERGSGIVHAPIKKVELDVEDKPETLKPRAPVVTIMGHVDHGKTTLLDVIRKTNVVSGEAGGITQHIGAYTIAFPHPERKNELQQITFLDTPGHAAFSSMRARGANVTDIVVLVVAANDGVMPQTLEALSHAQAAKAEIIVAVNKSDHPNANPMRVRQQLQEKGLVCEEWGGKTLFVDVSALTKQGVPKLLETILLQAEIMELKANPDRRAKGNVIESGLEPGGPTATVLVRKGTLRTGDIVICGQYYGKVRALINEENKREKEAGPSVAVKLLGLNGVPEAGLEFSVVENEKEARDLAEKRAMEARALGQEARAKVTLENLFATMTSNAGKVLKVVVKADTQGSVEAIVEALNKIESDKVALEVIHSAVGTITESDVSLASASSAVILGFHTRIDNGVSDSAKREGVQIKLYAIIYELIDEVKVSLAGLLDPILKDVVLGSAEVRKIFDLSKGGPVAGCMVTAGRIVRGKVRVMRRKGLIYEGVTQTLRRFQDEVNEVRAGMECGIRIEGFGDFQVGDVIECYAVERITQKL
- a CDS encoding helix-hairpin-helix domain-containing protein, which encodes SKLTGWQVDIEPEVVVTMGFEQKVAAAVKTLAAIPGITQQQADVLVHHGLTRLEDLAQADVSDLAEIPEIGEQAAAILEAVRAEAARRAVKLSEGEVPPAAPVV
- the truB gene encoding tRNA pseudouridine(55) synthase TruB; protein product: MHEFDALDGALLIDKPAGPTSHDVVDAIRREFRLKKVGHCGTLDPNATGLLIIVLGRATKLSEKLMSSDKVYAGTIKFGETTDSYDAAGELVASLPVPLTSVEELNQLATTFVGDQMQMPPMVSAIKKEGVPLYKLARKGVEVVREPRFIHIYNFKFSEYHEPFGHFRVACTKGTYVRSLAHDLGQKLGCGAHLSTLRREVSGKFDVANAIEFEEVLGLPLSGLEKRVIPFLKLI
- a CDS encoding bifunctional oligoribonuclease/PAP phosphatase NrnA, with translation MKPHPKIIDRILEGISQHKTFCVVGHVRPDGDCIGSQLGLTLALRDQGKKVTCWNEDRVPTKLAFLDPEKIVQKPSGLKDFDCVIATDCASFERLGAAGVNLGKRKLFINIDHHASNTRYADLNWISDKEPSSGEIIYRLLKVANWPITPAIADCLFTAVSTDTGSFQYPSTRPSTYNVAGELVKRGANLAKICDEVYQSYPLSRARLLQHVYNSFRLQHDDQIAYFWLKKADFLRTGAETDDSEGLIDHIRAIEPVIIACVFEELEPDMTRISLRSKSEKVNVNEIAALFGGGGHRAAAGARIPGPPLATQRRVLTAVKKALDAAA